GCCCGGCCACCAGTGCCAGCCAAGGCGATCATGCGCCTCGATCATCTTCTTTTCCATCACCTTCAGGTTGAAGGGGGGCAGCGGAACATCGTGATAGGGCCATGCCGGATCGCCTGCCACACCCGAGACCGAGAAATCCACGCTGACCCGGTCGTAATAGGGTGCCAGATCCTCATAGGAAATCGGCCAGTCATCGGCGACACCATCCAGCGTACGCACCCTGAAATCACTGGGGCGAAACCGATGCCAGGCAGCGGCATAGAGCACGGCGCTTCCGCCCACACCGTTCCACATCAGGGGCGCCACATCGGATTCGGAATCGTCCACCGGGTAATCCGAGGGCGCCGCGCGATGGTTTGGGTTCCAGCTGAAATGCCGGTCTTTGGTGAATTCGAAATCCACGCCCTGGTTCTTGATGAGAGCATAGTCGGGGAAGCTTCCCTGCTCGAGGCAGACCACACTAAGTCCCTGTTCTGAAAGACGTTTGGCAACCACCGCCCCGCTAGGTCCGGCCCCGACGATCACCACATCGGCAATCGTCTTCGACATCGCAAGTTTCTCGCTCATTTGGCTATCCGTTTCGCTGATTCAGGCTTCAGGTCAGAGCAGTTTGAGGCTGCTGGTGCGCGAGACGATGGAGACGGCAATAACGATAACGATGCCTTTCACCATGCTCTGGATGTAGGTGTCCATGCCGATCAGGTTCAGACCGTTATTCATCACACCGATCAGCAATGCCCCGAAAAAGGTGCCGGGGATCGTGGCCGTTCCCGGCTTGATCATGGTCATGCCGATGAAAACGGCGGCCAGCCCGTCAAGCAGATAGGTCTCTCCGCCATTCGGCTGACCAGAGCCCAGCCTTGCAGAAAGCAGAAGCCCCGCGACTGAGGCGAAGAGGGCGCAAAGCACCAGACCCGTCACCCGATACCGGTTCACGCGCACTCCCGACAACTCAGCCGCGCGAGGATTGCCCCAACCGCATAGAGCCGGCGTCCGAACACCGTTTTTTCCAGGAGCAGCCACGAGAGGACGACCGTTACAAGCATCATGACCGCAGGGGTCGGGATACCGAGAATCTGCCCCTGACCGATCACCAGAAAATCCGGCGGCAGGCCGCCATAGATTGCCCTGCCGCCGGAAATGGTAAAGTTCACGCCGAACATAATCGAGCCCACCGCGAGCGTGGCGATCAGCGATGGCACTCCGATCGCGACGACCAGAAAGGCATTCAGCATCCCCACAAGCAACCCGCCCGCCATCGCCGCCGCAAGCGAAAGCCAGACCGGCCAGCCCGCCACCAGCATAAGCGGGGCCGCAAGCCCGGCAAAGCCGACGATATATCCGACCGAAAGATCCATCTCGCGTGTCGCGAAAGCGAAGGTCAGCCCTGTCGCTACGATGGTCAGCATCGAGATCTGCTGCAGGATGTTGAGCAGGTTCGAAATGCTGAGAAACCTGTCGCTGGCAAGGCCGCAGACGGCAACCACAATGACAAGCACGATGAGCGTGCCATATTTCTGTAGGGTTTTCAGTGTGGGGGTGCGATCGCGCCGCAGCCTGATGGTGTCATTGGTGGCTTCGGTCATGCTACCTCTCCTGCAATTGAATCAATCAGGCGCTGCTCATTGAAATCGGAGCGCGGGATGGGCCTGCCGGCCCGGCCTTGTACGAAGGGAACGATCCTGTGTGCCAGGGCGGTAACCTCCGGCAGATCGGAGGAGGCGATAAAAACCGCAGCCCCCTGGCTGGCGAGCCGGCGGATCACCCGGTGAATTTCGGCCTTCGAGTGGATATCGACGCCCTCAGTGGGCTCGACGAAAATAAAGAGCTTCCGCTCCACCCCGGAACAAAGCCAGCGCGCGATGGAGACCTTCTGTTTGTTGCCCCCGCTCAGCTCGCTGACCTTTTGCTCGACCGAGGACATTCTGACATTCAGGTTGGCCGCAGCCTCCCGTGTTGCCTGAGCCTCGAGATCTGGTCTGATGAAACGCATAACCGTATTTGCCAGCCGCCGCAGGCTGACCAGAGATGTGTTCTCGCGGATGCTCCAGTCGGCGATCAGCGCATTGATCATGCGGTGGTCGGGGATGAAGGCCGCCCCCGCGACCATCATCTGGCGGCAGGTGTTGCGCGATACATCGCGATCAAAAAAACTCAGCTGGCCCTGCCGGGCGATGCGCGGATCAAACAGCGAGCCTGCAAAACGGAAATGGCCCGCCCCCGTTAAGCCGATCAGTCCCACGATCTCGCCTTTGGCGATCTGAAATTCATCCACCGCGAATTCGGGGCTGCGCCATCCCTTGCAGGACAAGACGATGCTGTCGGGGTCGATATGGGTAAGCTCATCCTCGAGAAGGCTGTCCTGTGCGGTTTCCAGGCTGTCATGGACTTCGCGTGAGAACATCATCTCGACGAGGTCGCGTTCGCTGCGTCCTGCCGCGGCAGTGGTTGTGACCAGCCGCCCATCGCGCAAAGCCGTGATGTGATCAGACAGATGCAGCACTTCTGACATGAAATGGCTGATCAGCACCACGCCCACCCCGGCATCCGAAATTGCGCGGATAAGCGCCCAGAGGCTTTGCTTCTCGCGGGCCGGCAAGGTGGCTGTGGGTTCGTCGAGGATCAGGATACGCGGCTCGGAACTCAGCGCGCGCAGGATCTCGATAATCTTCTGATCGGCATAAGGCAGGTCGGAACAGGGACAGGACAGATCGATCCGGGTGCCGGGAAACCAACGGGCCAGCATCGCACCAGCATGAGCCAGGGCCCGAGCCCCGTCTACGATTTGGCCAAAGCGGGTGAATTCGTGCCCGAGGGTAATGTTTTCCGCGCCCGAGAAGGAAGGGATCAGGCTCCCCTCCTGAGAAACCAGCGCGATCCCCTTTCCAACCGCATCTGCGGCCTTGGCGAAGGTGGTTTCCTGACCGTCTATCGAGATATGACCATGCGTCGGCCGTTTGTAGCCGCTCAACACACTCATGAGTGTGGATTTTCCCGCTCCGTTCTCGCCGATGACGCCGTGAACCTCGCCTTCGCGGAATTCGACAGTCACGCCATCAAGGGCCTTCACCCCGGGATAGTGAACCTTGATATCTGAAAGAAGAATTGCCATCGCGCTGCCTCCCCTGCAGGCTGGTTGACCGGGCCCCCGCCGGGGCGCTGTCAGGGGGCGGCCCTCCCCGCCGCCCCCTGCAGTCCTGTCATTCGCAGTTGGCTCTGGTGAAGAGCGTAGCCGGCAGATACTCGATATCCGAGATCTTAACCGCCTCGGGCGCCTCGCCATCTTCGGCAACCCGTTTGATGCTGGTTGCAAGCCTGGCACCCCAGACCTCAAATTGCTGACGACCGGTGACGAGAAAGCTGCTGTTTTCCGCACAGATCGCATCCAGCGCGGTCTGATGACCATCCATGCCGCTGACCGGCACATCTGTCAGTCCTGCAGCCGCAAGCGCTGTCACTGCGGCCTGGGCCGGTTCGTCCCAGGGGCCCATACGGCATCGACATCATCGCCAAACCGGGTTGCAATATCCTGTGTTGCGTTCATCGCATCCTGATAGAAGTTCGCAACATTCAGATCATGTTCAGCGATGATCCTGATATTGGGGTATTCGTTCAGAATCGCACGCAGCGTGTCGGTGCGCTCGCGCACGGGCTTAATCCCCGAGGCGGTCAGAACAACCAGATTGCCCCTGCCCCGCATTTTCCCCACCAGCGCCAGCGTGACTTCAGAAGCCATTTGCCAGTTATTGGTGGTCACATCGGTAACAACGCCTGGAATCCAGCCACTGTCTGCGGTGAATACCGGGATTCCGGCTTTCTCGGCATCCGCCAATGCGCTTTCCGAGGCACGCAGATCAGCCACCGTCACCACGATAAAATCCGAACCGCGAGACACCGCATCCTGAATATTGTTCGCCACTTTCTCGGCCGAACCGGCGCTGTCCAGATAGGTGACGTTCCAGCCCTCTACCCCGGTATCGGCGACATGCTGATTGAAGCCGTCCGGATGCGGTGTTCGGTCTGGAGCGCGGCGTTGCCGGCAATCCAGGTCACAGTGATGTCTCTTGCCGATGCGGCGGCCGCGGACAGGGCAAGCGCACTCAGAGCGCCCCCGATGAAAGTGCGATACATGTTATCCTCCCTCTTGTATCATTGGTTCCTGGCAGTCTCAGGCCTGCATGTAGACGATGTGTGTCTCCGTATAGGCATAGAGCCCGTGCTTGCCGTCAGTGCCTCCAATACCCGACTTCTTGCGGCCGGCGTGGAAACCCTGAATTGCTTCGAAGTTGTTGCGATTGATAAAGGTTTCGCCGAACTGCAACTCGCGGGCGGCATGCATGGCGCTGGCCAGATCACGGGTGAAGATCGATGATGTCAGCCCGTAATCCGACGCATTGGCCAGACTGATCGCCTCGTCCAGATCGTCCACGGCCTGGATCGGCAGAACGGGACCAAAGATCTCGCGCCGCATGATGTCCATTTCGGAATTGCAGTTGATCAGCACGGTCGGCTCATAGTGATAGCCGGGCTGGCTGCGGCAGATCCGACCGCCGACCAAGGCTTCGGCACCACCCGCCTTCGCCTCGCTGACAAGACCGTCGATCTTGCGCAGGGCGGCTTCATTGATCAGCGGCCCCATCATCACTTCGGTTTTGCCGAAGGGATCACCATAGGTCGTCCCAGCCATGACTTTAGCGATCCTGTCATTGAACGCATCAAGCACACCGCGCTGCACATAGATCCGCTCGGGGCAATTGCAGAGCTGGCCGGTATTCGCGATGCGGGATTCGTGAATTGCCTTCACCGCCACATCGAGATCAGCGTCATTCATAACAATCGCGGGTGCTTTGCCACCCAGTTCCAAGTTTACCCGCGTCAGATTGTGTGCCGCTGCGGCCATAATGCTCATCCCTGTCGAGACCGAGCCGGTGAAGCTGATAAGCCCGACATCGCGATGCGAGGACAGCGCACTGCCCGTTGTGCCACCGCGGCCGCTGATGATGTTGACCACACCGCGCGGCAGTTCCACCTCCGCCAGAATCCGGGCGAAGAGTGCGGCATTGATGGGGGTTTCCTCGCTTGATTTCACGACAACCGTGTTTCCGGTCAGAATGGCGGGAGCCACCTTTCTGGCAATCAGGAAGAACGGGAAATTCCAAGGCAGAATGGCACCAACGACACCGATCGGTTTGCGCTGCAGCAGGATCATTTCACCGGGCACTTCGCTTGAGACGATCTCGCCCTCGATCCGCAAAGCCCATTCCGCGACATAGTCCAGATAATTCGCGGCGAGATTCACCTCATGTGTCGCAAGTGGAAGCACCTTCCCCTGTTCGCGCGAGATGACTTCGGCCAGCATCGTCACCCGCTCGCGGATCTTCGTCGCAATCCTGCGCAGGTAGACTGCCCGCTGAGAATGTGAAAGCCGCGACCAGGCAGGAAAGGCATCCTTCGCCGCCCTGACGGCGAAACAGACATCCTCGGCCGAAGATTCCGGCACCTGCGCAATGACCGCGCAGGTCGCCGGGTTAACGACATCGACAAGGATCGCCGAGTCGGCGTCAACGAAGGCACCGTCGACAAAGTTTTGGTATTTTTCCATGATCATCCCTCTATCTCAGATACAGATATGCCCGGCGCTTGCGCCGGGCATTCCGGGTCAGGCGTAGATGTCAGGATTGTCGCGCTTGATCTGCTCGACGATCGGCTGGAAGTGCAGCCAGCCGATATAGTCCGAGCCGACATGTTCCCTGCTGTAATTGGCACGGTCCTCGGGCACGAGGAATGGCTTGTGCCCGCTTGCATCCAGCATCAGCTGTTGGTGGCAGCACCGCTCCAGCGCGATGAACCAGAAAGCCGCAGAATCGATCGAATGGCGGCTGGCGGTCAGAAGGCCATGGTTCTGATGGATCGCGGCCTTCACGCCGCGAAATGCCTCTGCGACGCTCTGACCCGATTTGTGTTCGACAGCTACAGCGCCCGCCGAAGCACCGATCACGGTGTGATCATTGTAGAAAGCGCAGGCATCCTGGGTCACAGGTTCGAGCGGCCGGCCCAAAGCAGCAAAGGCCGTACCATAAAGAGTATGGGCATGGCACATTGCGATGATATCCGGGTGCGCCTCATGCACATTGGCATGCAGGATAAATCCGGCCCGGTTTACGGCATAATCACCTTCAACAACCATACCTTCGTGATCTACGAGGATAAGGTTCGACATCCGGACCTCGTCGAAGGCCACGGCCATCGGATTGGTCCAGTAGAGCTCGGGGCGCTCGGGGTCACGCACGGTCAGATGGCCGGCAAACCCGTACTCGAAACCTTCCTTCGCAAAGGCACGGCAGGCGATGATCAGACGCTCTTTGCGATGAAAGCGTTCCTTTTCGAAGCTCTCAAATTCGCGCAATTCGGGGTACTTAAGCCCCGGCTGCACGGGCTGATAAATTGACACTCTGTTTCCCAGATCCATGACGGCAGCTACTCCTAGCAAGTGTAGTTTTCGTTTACCCGGAAGCAGTCAACGCCATTCCTCACCACCTGACAATCTGCCGGGATGCGATAACACTTATTACAGATTCGGGTTTTCCTGCCTCAGTTCAGCCCAGGGTAGGACAGGTCAGAGCGGTAGGAGCCAATCCGGCAATACGTCGTATCGGAGAACTGAGCGCTACTTCATTTTCAGCACGGAGGATGTAAGGACCGTACACAAGCCAGCACTCGTAGCCTCTATTGTGTTCGCTTAAGATCCGTTGGTAGGTCCATTGCGCACCATTACCAGTGACTGCTCGGCGGGACAAAGCTGTCATCTTGGCCGTGGCTTCGCTGCGCTGCCAGTCGAATGTCAGTTTATGGGAATGCTGCAGTACAGCATCGGGATGGCCTGACCGGCCGCTATGGGCCGAGCCTTTGTCAAAACCAAAAATCCCCTCAACAGCGACGAACGATTTTCTGTTTGAAGTGGATATCATGCGCGGCGATTGAACGATACTCCCTCCTATTGCACTATCATGGAACATTGTTCCAGAGTCAGCGGGCCATGGATGAGTTTTGACACAGGCTCGGCCGAGGGTGTGTCAAAACTCGACTTTATGGCAGTGACGCAGAATGAAATTCCATTACGAAGCCAATAATAGGTCGCCGATTCGCACCGATGCGAGCACAGGACCTTCGTTTTGGAATATCATTCTCCATCGCAGCTCCGGAACCCAGTTTTGACACAGCCTCGGCCGGGGACGAATGCGGCACCGTTGATAGTTTGCTACCGAATAGCGCTTGTCGGTTCATGAAGGCAGGGTAGTGCGCCCACTCGTGACAAAATGTCACTTTTGCCACGAGTGTGGGTTTGGCGGGCGGATCGGTCAGTGTAATAGAAGCTGGAACTGACCAGTTACTTTTGCTACACATTATGCTGCACAAACTGCTGCACCATTATATTTTAAGCTATTGTTATTGAATAATAATATCATATTATGGATCGAATCTGACGCACTCACTGTCCGCCATTTCGCATTTACTAGGCGAAACATTCCCTAACATATTGAAGGGTAAGGACGTTTTCGGGGTTCGAAACCCCGTTTCGGGCGCGTATTCCAGCCTATCGCAAAACGCCAATTTCAGCACCAGTTTCTGACACTCAATTCTGCCGAGATTCCATATTTTTGAAGGGTTTGAGAGGAATCCGAAGGCGAGTTCGAACAACTCCTCAAAGGTCCCATGCCGCTGGGTGCTGCGTGCACGCTTTTCCTCAAGAGCAACCTTACTGCGCTCAAGGCTGTGAATCCGCTTCTCGTAGGCGGTAACCACACTTTGAGACGTAGTATCAACGATCCGATCAAGCAGCCCCTCAATCTGGGTTTCCACCTTAGCGATCTCACGCTCATAGGTCTTTGCCACGGCCTTGGCCTGAGCCATGCGCTGCGTCCACGCATCTTTGAACATGGCATGAGCCAGCGTGAACAGTTTGGGCGCAGGCGTCAGCGTGTCGAGTATGGCAACAAACTGCCGCTCGACCAGATCACGCCGGATATGCTTGTTGCGGCGCTCACAGCCCTTGGTGAAGCACAGATAGTAAGGGTGACGCTCACCCGTCTTGCTGCGGCACCATGAGGCCGTGAACGGCCTGCCACAACACGCACAGGCAATGGCACCACGCAAGGGGAAGTCAGCCGACACATCGACGCGCACGGGTACGCGCCCCCTCTTTCAAGCGGGCTTGGATGCGCTCAAAGGTCGCGAAGTCGATCAAGCCTTCATGCCTACCCTTGGTCAGCGGCACCCCCCAGTCGGGCGCTTCGACGTAACCCGCATAGAGCGACTTCGTGAGCATCTGCTTCACAAGCTCATTGCGCACTTCCCCGCGCTTGTTCTTGCCCGGAAAGGCCGGACAGGATTCAAAGAAGCGTTTGACCTCGCTCTGCTGCTGAAAGCGACCAGAAGCATAACCTTCAAGCCCTTCCTGAATGATTGAGGCCACAGGCTCATCACGTACGAGGATTTTGCCTTCTCCCGGACTGTGTCTGAACTTGTAGCCTGCGCAGGAAATGAACGGCCAGAATCCGCTCTGAATGCGTGCCCTCATCCTATTTCGGGTCTGTTCAGCATTCTTCTGTCGCTGGTGCTGCGAGACACTGGCGAGCAGGTTCTCAACCAGAATGGAGTCAGAATCCTCGCCAAACTCAATGGAAGGGCTTTCGAGCCGTGCGCCCGCAGCTGAGATCGCGCTGCGCAATTCAAGATGCGCCTTTACGTCCCGCGCTAGGCGCGAGATGTCGTCAATCAGCACGACGTAAGAGCCAGACTTCTTCCGAGCATTCAGCCATGCCAGCATGGCCGACATGCCGGGGCGGTCAATCAGGCCACCCGTCACAGCACCGTCGGTGAACACCTCGGCAATTTCGTATCCTTTCATCCGCGCAAATTCTCGGCATCGGGTTTCTTGCGAGACCATTCCATGGCCTTTAGAGACCTGCGCAGCACTTGACACTCTCGCATATATTACGGCACGGTTTACCATTGCATTGTGATTGTTTTTATTGGGATTCATGACTCCTTCCTTTCCGCAGGAGGCCGCTTACGTGCCTTTGCAGGTTTGGGGTTAGCGTTTTTCGTGAATTGGCCCACACATCCTAGGGTCAGGACCCATTGATGTTGGGGTTTCAGTCTGATTCAGGCTCCGCAAGGAGACTGATGAATGAGCAACCTTTACTGGCTGACGGATGCGCAGATGGCGCGTCTTGAGCCGTTTTTTCCGAAGAGTCATGGAAAGCCGCGTGTCGATGATCGTCGCGTTTTGAGCGGTATTATATTTATAAATCGCAATGGGTTACGGTGGCGAGATGCACCCAGGGAATACGGTCCTGCGAAAACCCTCTACAACCGATGGAAGCGGTGGAGCGACCGGGGTGTGTTCGCCCGCATGATGCATGGCCTGGCGGCAGAGGCGGCGGTTCCGACGACGGTGATGATCGACGCCACATATTTGAAGGCGCACCGCACGGCCTCCAGCCTGCGGATAAAAAAGGGGGCGCAGACGACAGACGGGGGCGCGCAATCGGTCGAACCAAAGGCGGGATGAACAGCAAACTGCACGCCGTGGCTGACACGACGGGACGCCCGATCCGGTTCTTCATGACCGCAGGCCAGGTCAGTGACTACACTGGGGCCGCCGCGTTGCTGAGCGGCCTGCCACCCGCTGACTGGCTGCTTGCAGACCGTGGATACGATGCAGACTGGTTCCGAGAGGCCTTAAAAGACAAGGGGATAAAGCCGTGCATCCCGGGCAGGAAATCCCGAGCCAAGCCCGTCAAATATGACAAACGCCGCTACAAGCGCCGAAATCGGATCGAGATCATGTTCGGCAGACTGAAGGACTGGCGGCGGGTCGCAACGCGATATGACAGGTGCCCAAAGGTGTTCCTCTCGGCAATCGCCCTCGCCGCAACCATCATCTTCTGGCTATGAAACAACAACGAGTCCTGACCCTAAGTATAGTCCTTCTTGTCACTGCTATCGCCCGCATATGCCCACGCATCGACCATGGACGGCGAAGCAAGAGCCATGCTTACCACGATACCCGCAAGCGTCGATGTGACATTCAGTGTTTTCATGTGTTTACTCCATCAGATCATTGGCAGCGATCAGTCATTCCGGCGATACCACCGCTTCGGTAGTGGAATGAAATATATTCCAATGCCGATCAAGATGATGGTTATGCCAACCGCAACATTTGCCGTCATGCCAAACAAACCAAACATCCCGACCGCAGCGCCGACTTTGGACAATGCATGGCTGCTGCGATAATTCGCCCCACACCCTTTGCAGATAGTGAACCCGCTCATCACTTCCGTTCCACAAAACCCACAGAGCATTCCATCTTGTGACATATCTCACCTGATTTGTAGTTGAATTTGAAAGTCAGACAGAGTGTTTTTCTATCTGATTGTCCGCCTTGTTCATTGTGGTGGGGGCGGAGGCAGAAGATTTTCAACACCTTCATCTAAGAAATTGTAAGGCTTTCCGGATAGCATTTCGGGATCAAATTCATCCCCAAACCTCTCCTTAGGTCATGTTGACAAATGACGGAGCCAGAGCCTGATGCAGGCGACGTCGACGAAGCCCAGGAAGCTTTCGGCGGTTTTGTCGTAGCGGGTTGCAAGGCGGCGGCTGTTTTTCAGCTTGTTGAAGCAGCGCTCGACCATGTTGCGCAGGGTATAGATGGTCATGTCGACAGCCTTGCGCACCCTTCGGTTCTTTCGCGTCGGTATCATGGGCAGGGCGTTGCGGCTCTCGATGTCTTCCCGAATTTTATCAGAGCCATAGCCCCTGTCGGCGACCAGAACTGTCGGTTGGGGCAGATTGTCAGCCATCACCAGATCATAGCCGGTGTAGTCGGAATCCTGCCCAGGCGTGATCTCGGTCCTCATCGGGAGGCCTGCGCCGTTGACGCGGAGATGGATCTTGGTCGAGAAGTGGAAGGTGGTCCAGAAAACGATCCAGTGGATCGTTTTCCCACCGGACGCTCTCGAACGGCCAGGAGCCTCTTGTCAGCAGTCCCCCTTTTGCGCCCGCCGCATGATGATGAGCGCGGATCACAGTGCTGTCGACCATCTGGAGCTTGTCTGGCGCGATCCCAGCGTGGTTCAGCGCATCCAGGATATCCTCCCACAATCCCGCCAAAGTCCACCGGCGGAACTGACGGTAGACCGAGGACCACTTGCCAAACTCTTTGGGCAGATCACGCCATGGCGCACCAGTCCTTGTGATCCAGAAAATTCCATCGAGAACAAGACGATGGTCCGCAGGTTTCCGCCCGTTAGAGTGCCGGGCGGCACGAATGAAGCCCTCGAAGAAGGTCCACTCATCGTCGGATATCAGGTTGCGTGCCAAGCTCATCTCCCACGTAGAGATGAGCTTGAATCATAGGACGAATGCCAGCGGAATCCCTTTTGTCAACACGACCTAGCAAAGAAGGCGGTGCATCTGGAAGACCAGCTTCTGCCCAAGAAATGCGGCCATCTGAACGATAAAAAACTCGCCCCGGCATCGGATATGGCCGCCAAAGTTGCCGCCGCCGCCCGGGCGGCGCGCGATCTGGTGGTGATCGCCCGCACCGATGCGGTGGCGTCAGAGGGGCTGGAGGGCGCGGTAGCGCGGGCAAAGCTATATGTCGAAGCCGGGGCCCACGCGATCTTTCCCGAGGCACTGACCAGTATCGAGATGTTTCGCGAGATGCGGGCGGCGCTGCCCGGGGTGAGGCTCCTTGCCAATATGACCGAGTTTGGCCGCACGCCCGCTTTGAGCGCGCAGGAATTCGAGGCGCTCGGCTATGATATGGTGATCTGGCCGGTTTCGTCGCTGCGCGTTGCGAACAAGGCGCAGGAACGGCTCTATGCGGCGCTTGCCCGTGACGGGGCGACGACGGCGATGATCCCGG
This genomic window from Gemmobacter sp. 24YEA27 contains:
- a CDS encoding ABC transporter permease, yielding MTEATNDTIRLRRDRTPTLKTLQKYGTLIVLVIVVAVCGLASDRFLSISNLLNILQQISMLTIVATGLTFAFATREMDLSVGYIVGFAGLAAPLMLVAGWPVWLSLAAAMAGGLLVGMLNAFLVVAIGVPSLIATLAVGSIMFGVNFTISGGRAIYGGLPPDFLVIGQGQILGIPTPAVMMLVTVVLSWLLLEKTVFGRRLYAVGAILARLSCRECA
- a CDS encoding sugar ABC transporter ATP-binding protein, with translation MAILLSDIKVHYPGVKALDGVTVEFREGEVHGVIGENGAGKSTLMSVLSGYKRPTHGHISIDGQETTFAKAADAVGKGIALVSQEGSLIPSFSGAENITLGHEFTRFGQIVDGARALAHAGAMLARWFPGTRIDLSCPCSDLPYADQKIIEILRALSSEPRILILDEPTATLPAREKQSLWALIRAISDAGVGVVLISHFMSEVLHLSDHITALRDGRLVTTTAAAGRSERDLVEMMFSREVHDSLETAQDSLLEDELTHIDPDSIVLSCKGWRSPEFAVDEFQIAKGEIVGLIGLTGAGHFRFAGSLFDPRIARQGQLSFFDRDVSRNTCRQMMVAGAAFIPDHRMINALIADWSIRENTSLVSLRRLANTVMRFIRPDLEAQATREAAANLNVRMSSVEQKVSELSGGNKQKVSIARWLCSGVERKLFIFVEPTEGVDIHSKAEIHRVIRRLASQGAAVFIASSDLPEVTALAHRIVPFVQGRAGRPIPRSDFNEQRLIDSIAGEVA
- a CDS encoding sugar ABC transporter substrate-binding protein — its product is MGKRHHCDLDCRQRRAPDRTPHPDGFNQHVADTGVEGWNVTYLDSAGSAEKVANNIQDAVSRGSDFIVVTVADLRASESALADAEKAGIPVFTADSGWIPGVVTDVTTNNWQMASEVTLALVGKMRGRGNLVVLTASGIKPVRERTDTLRAILNEYPNIRIIAEHDLNVANFYQDAMNATQDIATRFGDDVDAVWAPGTNRPRPQ
- the aldA gene encoding aldehyde dehydrogenase codes for the protein MEKYQNFVDGAFVDADSAILVDVVNPATCAVIAQVPESSAEDVCFAVRAAKDAFPAWSRLSHSQRAVYLRRIATKIRERVTMLAEVISREQGKVLPLATHEVNLAANYLDYVAEWALRIEGEIVSSEVPGEMILLQRKPIGVVGAILPWNFPFFLIARKVAPAILTGNTVVVKSSEETPINAALFARILAEVELPRGVVNIISGRGGTTGSALSSHRDVGLISFTGSVSTGMSIMAAAAHNLTRVNLELGGKAPAIVMNDADLDVAVKAIHESRIANTGQLCNCPERIYVQRGVLDAFNDRIAKVMAGTTYGDPFGKTEVMMGPLINEAALRKIDGLVSEAKAGGAEALVGGRICRSQPGYHYEPTVLINCNSEMDIMRREIFGPVLPIQAVDDLDEAISLANASDYGLTSSIFTRDLASAMHAARELQFGETFINRNNFEAIQGFHAGRKKSGIGGTDGKHGLYAYTETHIVYMQA
- a CDS encoding class II aldolase/adducin family protein → MSIYQPVQPGLKYPELREFESFEKERFHRKERLIIACRAFAKEGFEYGFAGHLTVRDPERPELYWTNPMAVAFDEVRMSNLILVDHEGMVVEGDYAVNRAGFILHANVHEAHPDIIAMCHAHTLYGTAFAALGRPLEPVTQDACAFYNDHTVIGASAGAVAVEHKSGQSVAEAFRGVKAAIHQNHGLLTASRHSIDSAAFWFIALERCCHQQLMLDASGHKPFLVPEDRANYSREHVGSDYIGWLHFQPIVEQIKRDNPDIYA
- a CDS encoding recombinase zinc beta ribbon domain-containing protein — translated: MRVDVSADFPLRGAIACACCGRPFTASWCRSKTGERHPYYLCFTKGCERRNKHIRRDLVERQFVAILDTLTPAPKLFTLAHAMFKDAWTQRMAQAKAVAKTYEREIAKVETQIEGLLDRIVDTTSQSVVTAYEKRIHSLERSKVALEEKRARSTQRHGTFEELFELAFGFLSNPSKIWNLGRIECQKLVLKLAFCDRLEYAPETGFRTPKTSLPFNMLGNVSPSKCEMADSECVRFDP
- a CDS encoding recombinase family protein, with the translated sequence MNPNKNNHNAMVNRAVIYARVSSAAQVSKGHGMVSQETRCREFARMKGYEIAEVFTDGAVTGGLIDRPGMSAMLAWLNARKKSGSYVVLIDDISRLARDVKAHLELRSAISAAGARLESPSIEFGEDSDSILVENLLASVSQHQRQKNAEQTRNRMRARIQSGFWPFISCAGYKFRHSPGEGKILVRDEPVASIIQEGLEGYASGRFQQQSEVKRFFESCPAFPGKNKRGEVRNELVKQMLTKSLYAGYVEAPDWGVPLTKGRHEGLIDFATFERIQARLKEGARTRARRCVG
- a CDS encoding IS5 family transposase (programmed frameshift) yields the protein MSLARNLISDDEWTFFEGFIRAARHSNGRKPADHRLVLDGIFWITRTGAPWRDLPKEFGKWSSVYRQFRRWTLAGLWEDILDALNHAGIAPDKLQMVDSTVIRAHHHAAGAKGGLLQEAPGRSRASGGKTIHWIVFWTTFHFSTKIHLRVNGAGLPMRTEITPGQDSDYTGYDLVMADNLPQPTVLVADRGYGSDKIREDIESRNALPMIPTRKNRRVRKAVDMTIYTLRNMVERCFNKLKNSRRLATRYDKTAESFLGFVDVACIRLWLRHLST